A region of Drosophila mauritiana strain mau12 chromosome 3L, ASM438214v1, whole genome shotgun sequence DNA encodes the following proteins:
- the LOC117139469 gene encoding uncharacterized protein LOC117139469 isoform X4, translating into MTSYANDTTTAAATTATSAAATSSSDGAAEAATTAVAAHQSAVGGVAPSADSSKVKSRDNLSIGRGQYADDDGNSSDGREKADTTPENIKKIAEIIDSPDGTTSANSPIPSPRHVQLRNPMNPGFVGLGAAIDDSCGKFCLGKPPPSPAEKAAAQSRANQQHGTPPGNSNGSNSNHKSAADEEENSSESNTATKASLAFTIDHFDASENDSAAQAARYKNMMERFQNRHKRGASMSKLETEKDNTTATSNSGRQSQRSSLDAGSSMADDVSSLTAATPSSEQAPPVQVKMRVRDRSASRVRDASKRHSWSPRSSANASEAVAAPAPRPASRSKLPPPPAATKGTSNMVANRTANQFTPRSTAMQLALRQVEMLCPQPPLADGKPSAENDAVSEAGTYTLDGDNYTEEQKDLMNIDRNLKEAAAKQRPKQLPVKSSRGSNVLEVNYYHETPLQEQLPQQLPAQRSSTGAYLDQLKSRVLRQQVPLSPPTPPSPAADMGCFTSVTTSGVLAKQRALDTHPKLSRHSHSLSTSQIDSSEYVSNEAKLRHTQALSGSATDRQKAEYRLNVFTTSNNQQHQLPDTPTTPTQSSEAALLQTAQTKQDWIQEWARNARARSLAQDVSGTSAARRKQQQQQQAQAQAQQLMTRSYNCSDTGGDSLTDDSLSLYNQQRQYAAAAKLNRNLAERYRLLGDCDYASDPALCSHGGGGGGQVLEPGYKPPKSPSKIPSPLHTLGRARSASRSRPATDAYLEQTAAAISNLQQSLSRRSSVKSPAQSSPQHSLESGMGAGAGGGYRRSPLHRALMTSSINEAQLQLLTSGEYLLKQLRRRKNSLEYDPGQEVEHVEPAAAPLSPLRRSSSFQQQQGQPPVRQARPNFQNLYTPPAARHAHALSTVHQQQQLKKSASSNNFEQAYSDYDNELQYYINDEDEMGTTGAYYSSNEEEEAAENHEDQGAVPLSNTRMNKALLMRIERSKQRVAGTQAPAKPTSAPAGKLSMAQSGAGLVACPNTPEMPRRGIKSAPRAAPGSGNRVARQSMPRETSLSRLAQQVPSSLANAKKQLLQTANAGVTSNPRDQRVQPKYMDISKYKSAQSNNFLRKNDAKSTLKPADQMKRSPSASSMGLSRGEGTRASNRSVRSAASAMNTSTTSLGVGNPGSRNSSAIRRDASVNKQKEAEMAMWKRRSTYDPMKAAAEDRRKKEEARRAQNEAQRQINDDVDEIPFERPSRSHYRRGQL; encoded by the exons ATGACATCATACGCAAATGACAcaacgacagcagcagcaacaacggcCACATCGGCcgcagcaacatcatcatcgGATGGCGCAGCAGAGGCGGCAACTACAGCTGTCGCCGCCCACCAATCAGCTGTGGGGGGCGTGGCGCCATCAGCTGATTCATCCAAAGTCAAGAGCCGCGACAATTTGTCCATTGGCCGCGGCCAATATGCCGATGACgatggcaacagcagcgatGGTCGCGAAAAGGCCGACACAACACCGGAAAATATCAAGAAAATCGCCGAAATCATTGACAGTCCAGATGGCACGACCTCGGCCAACTCGCCCATACCCTCCCCGCGACATGTTCAGCTCAGGAATCCCATGAATCCCGGCTTCGTGGGCCTCGGTGCAGCCATCGATGACTCCTGCGGCAAGTTCTGTCTTGGCAAGCCGCCACCTTCGCCGGCCGAGAAAG CTGCGGCACAAAGCAGAGCGAACCAGCAACATGGCACTCCGCCAGgcaacagcaacggcagcaactCCAATCATAAGTCGGCGGCTGATGAGGAGGAGAACTCGAGCGAGTCGAACACAGCCACGAAGGCATCGCTGGCCTTCACCATTGATCATTTCGATGCCTCCGAGAACGATTCTGCGGCACAGGCGGCGCGCTACAAGAACATGATGGAGCGTTTCCAGAATCGTCACAAGCGCGGTGCCTCCATGTCCAAGCTGGAGACGGAGAAGGACAACACGACGGCCACATCGAACAGCGGACGGCAGTCGCAGCGGAGCAGTTTGGATGCTGGCAGCAGCATGGCGGACGATGTCTCCTCCCTGACGGCGGCCACGCCCAGCAGCGAACAGGCGCCACCGGTGCAGGTGAAGATGCGAGTGCGGGATCGTAGCGCCTCCCGGGTGCGAGATGCCTCCAAGCGGCACAGTTGGTCGCCCAGGAGCTCGGCCAACGCAAGCGAAGCTGTTGCAGCACCTGCGCCCAGACCCGCTAGTCGCTCGAAACTGCCACCTCCGCCGGCGGCGACCAAGGGCACCTCCAACATGGTGGCCAACCGCACGGCCAATCAGTTCACACCTCGCTCCACCGCCATGCAGCTGGCCCTGCGCCAGGTGGAAATGCTGTGTCCACAGCCACCGCTAGCGGATGGCAAACCGTCGGCCGAGAACGATGCAGTCAGCGAGGCAGGCACCTACACCCTCGACGGGGACAACTATACGGAGGAGCAGAAGGATCTCATGAACATCGATAGAAATTTGAAGGAGGCGGCCGCCAAGCAGCGACCCAAGCAATTGCCAGTTAAGTCCAGTCGGGGCAGCAATGTCCTCGAGGTCAACTACTACCACGAAACGCCGCTGCAAGAACAGCTGCCACAGCAACTGCCAGCACAGAGGAGTTCCACAG GTGCCTATCTGGATCAACTCAAGAGTCGCGTGCTGCGTCAGCAGGTTCCCCTGTCGCCTCCAACTCCCCCGTCGCCGGCGGCGGATATGGGTTGCTTTACCAGTGTGACCACCAGTGGAGTGCTGGCCAAACAGCGCGCCTTGGATACCCATCCGAAGCTCAGTCGACACTCGCACAGCTTGTCCACCTCGCAGATCGACAGCTCCGAGTATGTGAGCAATGAGGCTAAACTTAGGCACACGCAGGCCTTGTCCGGATCGGCCACCGATCGCCAGAAGGCCGAGTACCGACTGAATGTgttcaccaccagcaacaatcAGCAGCACCAGTTGCCGGATACACCCACCACGCCCACGCAGAGCTCGGAGGCCGCACTGCTGCAGACGGCGCAGACCAAGCAGGATTGGATCCAGGAGTGGGCGCGCAATGCGCGTGCAAGGAGCCTGGCGCAGGATGTGAGCGGCACGAGCGCCGCTCGCcggaagcagcagcaacagcagcaggcacAAGCGCAGGCACAG CAACTAATGACGCGCAGCTATAATTGCTCCGACACGGGTGGCGATTCCTTGACGGACGACAGCCTCAGTTTGTACAACCAGCAGCGGCAGTATGCGGCGGCAGCCAAGCTCAATCGCAATCTGGCGGAGCGGTATCGCCTACTGGGCGACTGTGACTACGCCAGCGATCCGGCGCTGTGCAGCCATGGCGGTGGTGGAGGTGGCCAGGTGCTGGAACCAGGTTACAAGCCACCAAAGAGTCCCAGCAAGATACCCTCGCCGCTGCACACGCTGGGACGTGCGCGCAGTGCCAGTCGCTCGCGCCCGGCAACGGATGCATACTTGGAGCAAACGGCTGCGGCCATTAGTAATCTCCAGCAGTCACTTTCGCGCAGAAGTTCGGTTAAGTCCCCGGCACAGAGCAGTCCGCAGCATAGTCTGGAATCGGGAATGGGTGCCGGAGCAGGCGGTGGCTATAGACGATCTCCGCTCCATCGAGCGCTCATGACCAGCAGCATCAATGAGgcgcagctgcagctgctcacCAGTGGCGAGTATCTACTCAAGCAATTGCGGCGCCGCAAAAACTCCCTGGAGTATGATCCTGGCCAGGAAGTGGAGCATGTTGAGCCAGCAGCTGCCCCCTTGTCGCCGCTGCGTCGATCGAGTAgcttccagcagcagcagggtCAGCCACCAGTGCGTCAGGCGCGTCCCAATTTCCAGAACCTCTACACACCGCCCGCTGCCCGTCATGCCCACGCCTTGAGCACGGttcaccagcagcagcagctaaaGAAAtccgccagcagcaacaattttGAGCAGGCTTACAGCGACTATGACAACGAGTTGCAGTATTATATAAACGATGAGGATGAAATGGGCACTACTGGCGCTTACTACTCCAGcaacgaggaggaggaggctgCGGAGAACCACGAAGATCAGGGCGCCGTGCCGCTAAGTAACACGCGCATGAACAAGGCACTGCTGATGCGGATCGAGAGGAGCAAACAGAGGGTGGCTGGAACACAGGCGCCGGCCAAACCAACCTCAGCCCCAGCGGGAAAGCTGAGCATGGCACAAAGCGGTGCTGGCTTGGTGGCCTGCCCCAATACTCCCGAAATGCCTCGCCGGGGAATCAAGAGCGCTCCCAGGGCAGCACCAGGATCGGGTAATCGAGTCGCCCGTCAATCAATGCCCAGGGAGACGAGTCTCAGTCGACTGGCACAGCAGGTGCCCAGTTCTCTGGCCAATGCTAAGAAGCAGCTGCTCCAAACAGCCAATGCTGGTGTCACCTCCAATCCGAGGGATCAGCGCGTGCAGCCCAAATACATGGACATTTCCAAGTACAAGTCGGCGCAATCCAATAACTTTTTGCGTAAGAACGATGCCAAGAGCACTCTGAAGCCGGCAGATCAAATGAAACGAAGTCCCAGTGCCTCATCCATGGGTCTGAGTCGCGGCGAGGGAACGCGAGCCAGCAATCGGAGTGTGCGCAGTGCTGCCTCCGCGATGAACACCAGCACAACGTCGCTGGGTGTCGGAAATCCAGGATCACGAAACTCGTCTGCAATTCGTCGCGATGCGTCAG TGAACAAGCAAAAGGAGGCTGAAATGGCCATGTGGAAGCGTCGATCTACCTATGATCCCATGAAGGCAGCAGCCGAGGATCGCCGCAAGAAGGAGGAAGCGCGGCGTGCCCAAAACGAAGCTCAGCGACAGATCAACGATGACGTTGATGAAATACCTTTCGAAAG ACCATCACGCTCCCACTACCGCCGTGGACAGTTATGA
- the LOC117139469 gene encoding uncharacterized protein LOC117139469 isoform X3: MTSYANDTTTAAATTATSAAATSSSDGAAEAATTAVAAHQSAVGGVAPSADSSKVKSRDNLSIGRGQYADDDGNSSDGREKADTTPENIKKIAEIIDSPDGTTSANSPIPSPRHVQLRNPMNPGFVGLGAAIDDSCGKFCLGKPPPSPAEKAAAAQSRANQQHGTPPGNSNGSNSNHKSAADEEENSSESNTATKASLAFTIDHFDASENDSAAQAARYKNMMERFQNRHKRGASMSKLETEKDNTTATSNSGRQSQRSSLDAGSSMADDVSSLTAATPSSEQAPPVQVKMRVRDRSASRVRDASKRHSWSPRSSANASEAVAAPAPRPASRSKLPPPPAATKGTSNMVANRTANQFTPRSTAMQLALRQVEMLCPQPPLADGKPSAENDAVSEAGTYTLDGDNYTEEQKDLMNIDRNLKEAAAKQRPKQLPVKSSRGSNVLEVNYYHETPLQEQLPQQLPAQRSSTGAYLDQLKSRVLRQQVPLSPPTPPSPAADMGCFTSVTTSGVLAKQRALDTHPKLSRHSHSLSTSQIDSSEYVSNEAKLRHTQALSGSATDRQKAEYRLNVFTTSNNQQHQLPDTPTTPTQSSEAALLQTAQTKQDWIQEWARNARARSLAQDVSGTSAARRKQQQQQQAQAQAQQLMTRSYNCSDTGGDSLTDDSLSLYNQQRQYAAAAKLNRNLAERYRLLGDCDYASDPALCSHGGGGGGQVLEPGYKPPKSPSKIPSPLHTLGRARSASRSRPATDAYLEQTAAAISNLQQSLSRRSSVKSPAQSSPQHSLESGMGAGAGGGYRRSPLHRALMTSSINEAQLQLLTSGEYLLKQLRRRKNSLEYDPGQEVEHVEPAAAPLSPLRRSSSFQQQQGQPPVRQARPNFQNLYTPPAARHAHALSTVHQQQQLKKSASSNNFEQAYSDYDNELQYYINDEDEMGTTGAYYSSNEEEEAAENHEDQGAVPLSNTRMNKALLMRIERSKQRVAGTQAPAKPTSAPAGKLSMAQSGAGLVACPNTPEMPRRGIKSAPRAAPGSGNRVARQSMPRETSLSRLAQQVPSSLANAKKQLLQTANAGVTSNPRDQRVQPKYMDISKYKSAQSNNFLRKNDAKSTLKPADQMKRSPSASSMGLSRGEGTRASNRSVRSAASAMNTSTTSLGVGNPGSRNSSAIRRDASVNKQKEAEMAMWKRRSTYDPMKAAAEDRRKKEEARRAQNEAQRQINDDVDEIPFERPSRSHYRRGQL, translated from the exons ATGACATCATACGCAAATGACAcaacgacagcagcagcaacaacggcCACATCGGCcgcagcaacatcatcatcgGATGGCGCAGCAGAGGCGGCAACTACAGCTGTCGCCGCCCACCAATCAGCTGTGGGGGGCGTGGCGCCATCAGCTGATTCATCCAAAGTCAAGAGCCGCGACAATTTGTCCATTGGCCGCGGCCAATATGCCGATGACgatggcaacagcagcgatGGTCGCGAAAAGGCCGACACAACACCGGAAAATATCAAGAAAATCGCCGAAATCATTGACAGTCCAGATGGCACGACCTCGGCCAACTCGCCCATACCCTCCCCGCGACATGTTCAGCTCAGGAATCCCATGAATCCCGGCTTCGTGGGCCTCGGTGCAGCCATCGATGACTCCTGCGGCAAGTTCTGTCTTGGCAAGCCGCCACCTTCGCCGGCCGAGAAAG CAGCTGCGGCACAAAGCAGAGCGAACCAGCAACATGGCACTCCGCCAGgcaacagcaacggcagcaactCCAATCATAAGTCGGCGGCTGATGAGGAGGAGAACTCGAGCGAGTCGAACACAGCCACGAAGGCATCGCTGGCCTTCACCATTGATCATTTCGATGCCTCCGAGAACGATTCTGCGGCACAGGCGGCGCGCTACAAGAACATGATGGAGCGTTTCCAGAATCGTCACAAGCGCGGTGCCTCCATGTCCAAGCTGGAGACGGAGAAGGACAACACGACGGCCACATCGAACAGCGGACGGCAGTCGCAGCGGAGCAGTTTGGATGCTGGCAGCAGCATGGCGGACGATGTCTCCTCCCTGACGGCGGCCACGCCCAGCAGCGAACAGGCGCCACCGGTGCAGGTGAAGATGCGAGTGCGGGATCGTAGCGCCTCCCGGGTGCGAGATGCCTCCAAGCGGCACAGTTGGTCGCCCAGGAGCTCGGCCAACGCAAGCGAAGCTGTTGCAGCACCTGCGCCCAGACCCGCTAGTCGCTCGAAACTGCCACCTCCGCCGGCGGCGACCAAGGGCACCTCCAACATGGTGGCCAACCGCACGGCCAATCAGTTCACACCTCGCTCCACCGCCATGCAGCTGGCCCTGCGCCAGGTGGAAATGCTGTGTCCACAGCCACCGCTAGCGGATGGCAAACCGTCGGCCGAGAACGATGCAGTCAGCGAGGCAGGCACCTACACCCTCGACGGGGACAACTATACGGAGGAGCAGAAGGATCTCATGAACATCGATAGAAATTTGAAGGAGGCGGCCGCCAAGCAGCGACCCAAGCAATTGCCAGTTAAGTCCAGTCGGGGCAGCAATGTCCTCGAGGTCAACTACTACCACGAAACGCCGCTGCAAGAACAGCTGCCACAGCAACTGCCAGCACAGAGGAGTTCCACAG GTGCCTATCTGGATCAACTCAAGAGTCGCGTGCTGCGTCAGCAGGTTCCCCTGTCGCCTCCAACTCCCCCGTCGCCGGCGGCGGATATGGGTTGCTTTACCAGTGTGACCACCAGTGGAGTGCTGGCCAAACAGCGCGCCTTGGATACCCATCCGAAGCTCAGTCGACACTCGCACAGCTTGTCCACCTCGCAGATCGACAGCTCCGAGTATGTGAGCAATGAGGCTAAACTTAGGCACACGCAGGCCTTGTCCGGATCGGCCACCGATCGCCAGAAGGCCGAGTACCGACTGAATGTgttcaccaccagcaacaatcAGCAGCACCAGTTGCCGGATACACCCACCACGCCCACGCAGAGCTCGGAGGCCGCACTGCTGCAGACGGCGCAGACCAAGCAGGATTGGATCCAGGAGTGGGCGCGCAATGCGCGTGCAAGGAGCCTGGCGCAGGATGTGAGCGGCACGAGCGCCGCTCGCcggaagcagcagcaacagcagcaggcacAAGCGCAGGCACAG CAACTAATGACGCGCAGCTATAATTGCTCCGACACGGGTGGCGATTCCTTGACGGACGACAGCCTCAGTTTGTACAACCAGCAGCGGCAGTATGCGGCGGCAGCCAAGCTCAATCGCAATCTGGCGGAGCGGTATCGCCTACTGGGCGACTGTGACTACGCCAGCGATCCGGCGCTGTGCAGCCATGGCGGTGGTGGAGGTGGCCAGGTGCTGGAACCAGGTTACAAGCCACCAAAGAGTCCCAGCAAGATACCCTCGCCGCTGCACACGCTGGGACGTGCGCGCAGTGCCAGTCGCTCGCGCCCGGCAACGGATGCATACTTGGAGCAAACGGCTGCGGCCATTAGTAATCTCCAGCAGTCACTTTCGCGCAGAAGTTCGGTTAAGTCCCCGGCACAGAGCAGTCCGCAGCATAGTCTGGAATCGGGAATGGGTGCCGGAGCAGGCGGTGGCTATAGACGATCTCCGCTCCATCGAGCGCTCATGACCAGCAGCATCAATGAGgcgcagctgcagctgctcacCAGTGGCGAGTATCTACTCAAGCAATTGCGGCGCCGCAAAAACTCCCTGGAGTATGATCCTGGCCAGGAAGTGGAGCATGTTGAGCCAGCAGCTGCCCCCTTGTCGCCGCTGCGTCGATCGAGTAgcttccagcagcagcagggtCAGCCACCAGTGCGTCAGGCGCGTCCCAATTTCCAGAACCTCTACACACCGCCCGCTGCCCGTCATGCCCACGCCTTGAGCACGGttcaccagcagcagcagctaaaGAAAtccgccagcagcaacaattttGAGCAGGCTTACAGCGACTATGACAACGAGTTGCAGTATTATATAAACGATGAGGATGAAATGGGCACTACTGGCGCTTACTACTCCAGcaacgaggaggaggaggctgCGGAGAACCACGAAGATCAGGGCGCCGTGCCGCTAAGTAACACGCGCATGAACAAGGCACTGCTGATGCGGATCGAGAGGAGCAAACAGAGGGTGGCTGGAACACAGGCGCCGGCCAAACCAACCTCAGCCCCAGCGGGAAAGCTGAGCATGGCACAAAGCGGTGCTGGCTTGGTGGCCTGCCCCAATACTCCCGAAATGCCTCGCCGGGGAATCAAGAGCGCTCCCAGGGCAGCACCAGGATCGGGTAATCGAGTCGCCCGTCAATCAATGCCCAGGGAGACGAGTCTCAGTCGACTGGCACAGCAGGTGCCCAGTTCTCTGGCCAATGCTAAGAAGCAGCTGCTCCAAACAGCCAATGCTGGTGTCACCTCCAATCCGAGGGATCAGCGCGTGCAGCCCAAATACATGGACATTTCCAAGTACAAGTCGGCGCAATCCAATAACTTTTTGCGTAAGAACGATGCCAAGAGCACTCTGAAGCCGGCAGATCAAATGAAACGAAGTCCCAGTGCCTCATCCATGGGTCTGAGTCGCGGCGAGGGAACGCGAGCCAGCAATCGGAGTGTGCGCAGTGCTGCCTCCGCGATGAACACCAGCACAACGTCGCTGGGTGTCGGAAATCCAGGATCACGAAACTCGTCTGCAATTCGTCGCGATGCGTCAG TGAACAAGCAAAAGGAGGCTGAAATGGCCATGTGGAAGCGTCGATCTACCTATGATCCCATGAAGGCAGCAGCCGAGGATCGCCGCAAGAAGGAGGAAGCGCGGCGTGCCCAAAACGAAGCTCAGCGACAGATCAACGATGACGTTGATGAAATACCTTTCGAAAG ACCATCACGCTCCCACTACCGCCGTGGACAGTTATGA